In Pan paniscus chromosome 13, NHGRI_mPanPan1-v2.0_pri, whole genome shotgun sequence, one DNA window encodes the following:
- the LOC103784161 gene encoding zinc finger protein SNAI1-like — protein sequence MPRSFLVRKLPDPDRKPSYSKLPDSNPEFTFQQPYHQDHLNSTALLPTLIWDAFLALQAQPTARASLQLRLPQESSKAAELTSLSDEDSGKGSQSPSPRSQPASSFSSTSASSLEAEADTTFPGLGQVCKQLAQVSEAKDSQFQKAFNCQYCNKECLSLGALKKHIRSHTLPFACETCGKAFSRPWLLRGHVRTHTGEKPFSCPHCNRAFADRSNLRAHLQTHLDVKKYQCQACARTFSRMALLHKHQESGCSGGPH from the coding sequence ATGCCGCGCTCTTTCCTCGTCAGGAAGCTCCCTGACCCTGATCGGAAGCCCAGCTACAGCAAACTGCCGGACTCGAATCCAGAGTTTACCTTCCAGCAGCCCTACCACCAGGACCACCTTAACTCCACTGCTTTGCTGCCAACACTCATCTGGGACGCTTTTCTGGCACTCCAAGCACAACCAACTGCCAGGGCCTCCCTCCAACTGAGACTCCCTCAAGAGAGTTCCAAGGCGGCAGAACTGACCTCACTGTCGGATGAGGACAGCGGGAAAGGCTCCCAGTCCCCCAGCCCACGTTCACAGCCTGCTTCGTCTTTCTCCTCCACTTCAGCTTCTTCCTTGGAGGCGGAGGCCGATACCACCTTCCCAGGCTTGGGCCAAGTGTGCAAGCAGCTGGCCCAGGTCTCTGAGGCCAAGGATTCCCAGTTTCAAAAAGCCTTCAACTGCCAATACTGCAATAAGGAATGCCTCAGCCTGGGTGCCCTCAAGAAACACATCCGAAGCCACACGCTGCCCTTCGCCTGCGAAACCTGCGGGAAGGCCTTCTCCAGACCCTGGCTGCTGCGGGGCCATGTCCGGACCCACACTGGTGAGAAGCCCTTCTCCTGTCCCCACTGCAACCGTGCCTTCGCCGACCGCTCCAACCTGCGGGCCCACCTCCAGACCCACTTGGACGTCAAGAAGTACCAGTGCCAGGCGTGCGCTCGAACCTTCTCCCGAATGGCCCTGCTCCACAAGCACCAAGAGTCGGGCTGCTCAGGGGGCCCTCACTGA